In Lotus japonicus ecotype B-129 chromosome 5, LjGifu_v1.2, one genomic interval encodes:
- the LOC130719909 gene encoding F-box/kelch-repeat protein At3g23880-like, whose translation MKSQLFFFEELLIEILSWLPVKSIIKFRCVSKTWKSLISDSQFVKLHLQRSSSRNTDFSQAYLLIRSFELHNEILDQEYVTYPSISSLLERHPTRVAIRSRLHDHHFIGSCNGLISLEKADCTTEKYSSQVCFWNPATRSKSQHSPPLYDHESSGFGFGYDCLSDTYKVVAAMLFEKTMVNVYNMGDRRWRRIQVSPFPSLHLERGVAVYVSNTLNWLATIPADIMQENLGIDMYTIVSFDLGKEELIQLPLPYSPRRIYEFQYFEPILGVLRGSLSISQNDSKTHNFVLWQMKEFGVHKSWTKLFSIIVSEKIIYRPCFAICMDENGDALLFTKYGISQLALYTKKEHKLEGLKVSNRYWGRHVNNYTESLISPY comes from the coding sequence ATGAAATCCCAACTGTTTTTCTTTGAAGAACTTCTAATAGAAATCTTGTCATGGCTTCCTGTGAAATCTATCATAAAATTCAGGTGTGTGTCGAAAACATGGAAGTCTCTCATCTCTGATTCTCAATTCGTAAAACTGCACCTTCAACGGTCATCTTCTAGAAACACAGATTTCTCCCAAGCCTACTTACTGATAAGAAGTTTCGAATTACATAATGAAATTTTGGATCAAGAATACGTCACATATCCCTCTATAAGTTCACTATTGGAAAGGCATCCAACCAGGGTAGCAATCCGAAGTCGTCTCCACGATCACCATTTCATTGGAAGCTGCAATGGCTTGATTTCTTTGGAAAAAGCAGATTGCACAACTGAAAAATATTCCTCCCAAGTGTGTTTCTGGAACCCAGCTACAAGGTCAAAGTCTCAACATTCACCACCTTTATATGATCATGAAAGTAgtggatttgggtttggttaTGATTGTTTGAGTGATACTTACAAAGTGGTGGCAGCAATGCTCTTTGAGAAGACAATGGTAAATGTTTATAACATGGGTGATAGGCGCTGGAGAAGAATCCAAGTTTCCCCTTTTCCTTCTTTACATCTCGAAAGAGGAGTTGCGGTTTATGTGAGTAACACCCTTAATTGGTTAGCAACTATACCGGCAGATATAATGCAAGAGAACCTTGGTATTGATATGTACACAATTGTTTCGTTTGATTTGGGGAAAGAAGAGTTGATACAATTGCCATTACCTTATTCTCCTCGGCGAATATATGAATTCCAATATTTTGAGCCAATTCTTGGAGTTTTGAGAGGTTCCCTAAGCATTTCTCAGAATGACAGTAAAACACATAATTTTGTGCTTTGGCAAATGAAGGAGTTTGGAGTTCACAAGTCTTGGACTAAGTTGTTTAGCATTATTGTCAGCGAAAAAATTATATACAGGCCCTGTTTTGCAATTTGCATGGATGAGAATGGTGATGCCTTATTGTTCACAAAATATGGTATCTCCCAACTAGCTCTCTATACTAAGAAAGAACATAAATTAGAAGGCTTAAAGGTTTCTAACCGGTACTGGGGCCGTCATGTCAATAATTATACTGAAAGTTTGATTTCACCTTATTAA
- the LOC130718215 gene encoding NAC domain-containing protein 17-like, giving the protein MGVDSEALSADCFSQVMSSMPGFRFHPTDEELIMYYLKRKICGKKLKFHAIREIDVYKWDPEDLPGQSLLKTGDKQWFFFCHRDRKYPNGARSNRATTHGYWKATGKDRNVMCNSRSVGVKKTLVFYLGRAPSGERTDWVMHEYTLDEEELKRCQGVKDYYALYKVFKKSGAGPKNGEQYGAPFKEEEWADDEPVDFNVVAAVQVAPNNVTDTVSDLMQPLCDDEIDEIIRGILDDELVPDQKHVNGLNFTQVVAEETQSTVAFQFSEAVMFPEPSENLHSSSQHYDVQPSFDFNQSVTSHLHVSEAPEITSAPNIQREDELLFQENDFLEINDLADTEPTLANMENHVENLQFEDGLSELDLFQDAEMFLRDLGPITHDTVSHSYMNTVDSNIDSQNYQLLTNQAVDELWMHDVRNILSSEEGYDAGSNSLPTPGVVCESVNYPPEGNENQSSSTVEDIPMTPSRFSSALWAFVESIPTTPASAAENALVNRALNRMSSFSRVRIKNTSIAAGKDTATKKRAGMRGISFLFFPIIVALCAFLWVSLGNLRVLGRCISP; this is encoded by the exons ATGGGTGTGGATTCGGAAGCGCTTTCTGCTGACTGTTTCAGCCAGGTGATGTCGTCGATGCCCGGTTTTCGCTTTCATCCCACGGATGAGGAGTTGATCATGTACTATCTCAAGCGGAAGATTTGCGGGAAGAAGCTCAAGTTCCATGCGATTCGTGAAATTGATGTTTACAAGTGGGATCCTGAGGATTTGCCTG GGCAATCCTTACTAAAAACTGGAGATAAGCAATGGTTCTTTTTCTGTCATAGAGATAGGAAGTATCCTAATGGTGCAAGGTCTAACCGAGCAACAACACACGGATACTGGAAAGCAACAGGAAAGGATCGTAATGTGATGTGCAATTCTCGGTCAGTTGGAGTAAAAAAGACACTGGTTTTCTATTTAGGCAGAGCTCCTAGTGGTGAGAGGACTGATTGGGTTATGCATGAATACACCTTAGATGAAGAGGAGCTCAAGAGATGCCAGGGTGTAAAG GACTATTATGCACTCTACAAGGTTTTCAAGAAAAGTGGAGCTGGTCCTAAAAATGGTGAACAATATGGTGCACCATTTAAAGAAGAAGAGTGGGCAGATGATGAACCTGTAGATTTTAATGTTGTTGCAGCTGTCCAGGTTGCTCCAAATAATGTCACTGACACTGTTAGTGATCTGATGCAGCCTTTGTGTGATGATGAAATTGATGAGATCATTAGAGGAATTTTGGATGATGAGCTGGTCCCTGATCAGAAACATGTGAATGGTCTTAACTTTACTCAG GTTGTTGCTGAAGAAACACAAAGTACAGTTGCGTTTCAATTCTCTGAGGCTGTGATGTTCCCTGAGCCAAGTGAAAACCTTCACTCTAGTAGTCAGCATTATGATGTACAGCCCAGCTTTGACTTCAATCAGTCAGTTACTTCCCACTTGCATGTTTCTGAAGCACCTGAGATCACTTCTGCTCCCAACATTCAAAGAGAGGATGAACTTCTCTTTCAGGAGAATGACTTCTTGGAAATCAATGATCTAGCTGATACTGAACCTACATTGGCAAATATGGAAAATCATGTTGAGAACCTGCAGTTTGAAGATGGGTTAAGTGAACTTGATCTCTTTCAAGATGCAGAGATGTTTCTTCGTGACTTGGGGCCAATTACTCATGATACTGTTTCACATTCATATATGAATACTGTTGACAGCAATATCGATAGTCAAAATTACCAGTTGTTGACCAATCAAGCTGTTGATGAACTCTGGATGCATGATGTGAGAAACATCCTGAGCTCAGAAGAAGGCTATGATGCTGGTTCAAACTCTCTACCAACCCCAG GTGTCGTATGTGAATCTGTCAACTATCCTCCTGAAGGCAATGAAAATCAAAGCAGCAGCACTGTGGAGGATATTCCTATGACTCCAAGTAGATTCTCCTCTGCTCTTTGGGCTTTTGTGGAGTCAATACCTACTACACCTGCATCAGCTGCTGAAAACGCTCTGGTAAACCGCGCTTTGAATCGAATGTCTAGCTTCAGCAGGGTGAGGATCAAGAACACCAGCATTGCTGCAGGTAAAGACACTGCTACTAAGAAGAGAGCGGGCATGAGGGGAATTTCATTCCTTTTCTTCCCAATTATTGTTGCTTTATGTGCTTTCTTGTGGGTTTCTCTTGGAAATTTAAGAGTATTAGGGAGATGCATCTCTCCTTGA
- the LOC130718217 gene encoding probable F-actin-capping protein subunit beta translates to MEAAMGLMRRIPPKHTDTALSALLSLMPNHSSDLLSQVDQPLQVLCDVDSGKEFILCEYNRDADSYRSPWSNKYHPPLEDGSLPSAELRKLEIEANDIFAIYRDQYYEGGISSVYMWEDDNEGFVACFLIKKDGSKTGQGRRGYLEEGAWDAIHVIEVGPEEEENTNYRLTSTVMLTLTTSNESSGTFSLSGSIRRQMNMKLSVADGHLCNMGRMIEEMESKLRNSLDQVYFGKTREMVCTLRPPAEVAQMRIPES, encoded by the exons atggaAGCTGCGATGGGACTGATGCGGCGGATTCCACCCAAGCACACAGACACCGCCCTCTCCGCTCTTCTCAGCCTTATGCCAAACCATTCTTCCGATCTCCTCTCTCAGGTCGACCAGCCCCTCCag GTTTTGTGCGATGTGGATAGTGGGAAGGAGTTCATACTGTGTGAATATAACAGAGATGCTGACTCTTACAG ATCACCTTGGTCGAATAAATACCATCCACCATTGGAAGATGGTTCGCTTCCTTCTGCGGAGTTGAGGAAGCTCGAAATTGAAGCAAATGACATATTTGCAATATATCGTGACCA GTATTATGAAGGTGGCATTTCATCCGTTTATATGTGGGAAGATGACAATGAAGGTTTTGTAGCGTGCTTTTTAATAAAGAAAG ATGGCTCAAAGACAGGGCAAGGTCGACGCGGATATCTAGAGGAAGGAGCATGGGATGCTATACATGTCATAGAG GTGGGACCAGAGGAAGAGGAAAACACCAATTATCGTTTAACCAGTACAGTTATGCTGACTTTGACTACAAGTAATGAGTCATCAGGAACTTTCAGTTTGTCTGGATCAATTAGACGTCAG ATGAATATGAAGCTATCAGTTGCTGATGGACATCTTTGTAACATGGGAAGAATGATTGAAGAAATGGAGAGTAAGCTGAGGAACTCACTTGATCAG GTATACTTTGGGAAAACAAGAGAAATGGTTTGCACACTAAGACCACCGGCTGAAGTGGCGCAGATGAGAATTCCAGAGAGCTGA
- the LOC130718216 gene encoding very-long-chain aldehyde decarbonylase GL1-9-like, which yields MVFWEGYVSDEVMGTFAPIVVYWVYAGFYHLLPPLDNFRLHTQRDEEKKNLVPFKAVVKGVLLQQLVQAIVALTLLTTTANANASGVIVQPSITKQALQILIAMFVMDSWQYFVHRYMHQNKFLYRHIHSQHHRLVVPYAIGALYNHPMEGLLLDTVGGAISFLVSGMTARTAVVFFCFAVVKTVDDHCGLWLPGNIFHLFFQNNTAYHDIHHQLQGLKYNYSQPFFPIWDKLLGTHMPFNLVKRPEGGFEARPAKD from the exons atggTTTTCTGGGAAGGATATGTCAGTGATGAAGTGATGGGCACATTTGCTCCTATTGTGGTTTATTGGGTTTATGCTGGATTTTATCACTTGCTGCCGCCTTTAGATAATTTTCGGTTGCATACTCAGAGAGATGAGGAAAAGAAGAATTTGGTGCCCTTTAAAGCAGTTGTGAAGGGTGTTTTGCTTCAGCAGCTTGTTCAGGCAATTGTTGCACTCACATTG TTGACTACAACAGCAAATGCAAACGCATCTGGGGTTATAGTGCAGCCTTCTATCACCAAGCAAGCTTTGCAGATCCTCATTGCGATGTTTGTGATGGATTCATGGCAGTACTTTGTGCATCGGTACATGCATCAGAACAAGTTCCTATACCGCCATATCCACTCCCAGCATCATAGGTTGGTTGTTCCTTATGCAATAGGAGCCCTCTACAACCACCCGATGGAAGGTCTTCTACTCGACACTGTAGGTGGGGCCATCTCATTCCTTGTCTCAGGGATGACCGCGAGAACAGCCGTAGTGTTCTTCTGCTTCGCCGTTGTGAAAACCGTCGATGATCACTGTGGACTCTGGTTGCCTGGGAATATCTTCCATTTGTTTTTCCAGAATAACACAGCTTATCATGACATTCATCACCAACTACAAGGGCTGAAATACAATTACTCTCAGCCATTCTTTCCCATATGGGATAAACTTCTTGGGACACACATGCCTTTCAATCTCGTAAAGCGTCCTGAAGGGGGGTTTGAGGCAAGGCCTGCAAAGGACTAG
- the LOC130718218 gene encoding co-chaperone protein p23-1-like: MSRHPPVKWAQRSDELYITIELPDAQDVKLILEPEGKLYFSATAGPENIPYEFNFDLFDKVDVNNSESSVSKRNIIYLISKAESKCWDRLLKQGGKPPVFLKVDWDKWVDEDEEQEDDKPGPGADMDFGDFDFSNLNMDGGEGLEDVADDDDDDDESDIEDEVTGQASADNEPDSKGAVSSNPSVEPDAKK, from the exons ATGAG TCGCCATCCTCCTGTCAAATGGGCTCAGAGATCTGATGAGCTCTACATAACTATTGAGTTACCTGATGCTCAGGATGTGAAGCTTATACTGGAGCCAGAAGGAAAACTTTATTTCTCTGCAACTGCTGGTCCAGAAAATATTCCTTATGAGTTTAACTTTGACCTGTTTGACAAGGTTGATGTAAAT AATAGCGAATCCAGTGTTAGTAAAAGAAATATCATCTACTTGATAAGCAAGGCTGAGAGTAAATGTTGGGACAGATTGTTAAAGCAGGGAGGGAAACCACCGGTGTTTTTGAAGGTAGATTGGGACAAGTGggttgatgaagatgaggaACAAGAGGATGATAAAC CTGGGCCTGGCGCAGACATGGACTTTGGTGACTTTGATTTTTCT AACTTGAACATGGATGGAGGCGAGGGACTGGAAGACGTggcagatgatgatgatgatg ATGATGAGAGTGACATAGAAGATGAGGTCACAGGACAAGCATCAGCTGATAATGAACCTGACTCAAAAGGCGCCGTGAGCAGCAATCCTAGTGTTGAACCTGATGCTAAAAAGTAA